A segment of the Candidatus Neomarinimicrobiota bacterium genome:
TGGTAAATCCTGTCAGGACAAGATTTGGTTCCCCCAGCTCTTGCAGCAGGCGCATCCGTTCTTCGCTCTCCACTGCACGCAGATCGATACGCGGCGACATATCATTGTAATAACTTTGCTTCAGTCCTATCCCGTGGTAGACCATAACGGCGAGCGATGAATCAGAGACCACCTTTTCGAGCATCCCCACGTTCGCCACCACAACCAGATCGAACCGGCGCCGCTGCAAGAGTGTCTGACGCTCGTTCTCCGTCCCGGCATCGATAAACTCCACTTCCATATCTTCCATCACGGATCTTAGCTGACGGCGTTCAGTGGTGTTGATGGTGAGAGGAATTGAAGACGCCAGGAGATAATCACCCCGCTTATTCAGCTCGGCCATGATGGGAAGGAAATTGGGGAGGTAATATAGATGGTGGCACTCAAACAGGACCGACTTCACGAATTCAATTCCTCCTAGTGTAGGCCAGGGGCATCCCGGTCAGACAGGTGATGACGACAAAATTTGATTTACTTTCCACAGAACTTATAAACATTGGATCACACCTCAAAACGCATCTATTTTTGATGTAATGCACAACAGTGAACTTATACGACCGATCTTCATAGTGGGAAGTGAGCGATCGGGAACCACCTTACTCAGGCTGATGCTTCACGCCCACCCGCGGATTGCCATACCGCCTCAGACCAAGTATGTAAAGAAGCTGTATAAGCGGCGTCTCCTCTTCGGAAATCTTGCCAGAGAAGATAATCGCCAGAAGCTTGCCCGCTGGTTTTTGGCACACTTTGACGCCAGTACAAAACTGGACGATCTTGATATTGATCCCGCAGTGGTAAGATCAGCCGTGCAGGCAACTCACTCCCTTGGCGCAGCCTTGGCGCAGCCATTAATCGCCTACGCTGCCAAATATGATAAACTTCGCTGGGGCGACAAGCGACCGTACTACATCAAATACCTGGACAAACTTCGCACCCTTTTCCCCGATGCCCAGGTTATCCATCTCATCCGTGATTGCAGGGATGTGGTCGCTTCACTCAAACATATGCCGTGGTGGAAGAGCGACACAATCTATTCAATCCTGAACTGGAAGGAAGCAATAGAGAGGGGACTAGAGGCCCGTCAATCGACAAAGCTTGACGAATATCTCGAACTACGCTATGAAGATCTGGTAGATGAGCCGGAGAGGGAGTTGCAACGGGTTTGCCAATTCCTTAGCGAATCCTACGCTCCGGAGATGCTGCACTACTCCGATATTGCCCGCTACGCCGTGCCGGATTACAAGATGGCGTGGCACGCAGCGACCCGTCAGCCGCTCAGTAGAGATTCCATCGAAAGATGGAAAGTAGAACTATCCGCAGCGGAAATTTCCTTAATCGAGTGGTCATGCGGCAAGGAGCTTGAAGCTATGGGGTACACTCTCTCAGGATCTGCCGCACCTGACAGACGAGCCCGTTCCGCCTTCCGCTTCGCTGGATGGTCATACCGGATAAAAAGGTGTGCCATCGACACAGCCGACAGCTTAATCTCTCTGATCTATCGCCGGGAAATGAGCTATCGAAAAGACGGCAAAACTGAACCTCAACTATAGGCGGCAAACAGACTCTGCGCCCGCTCAAAATCTTCCGCCGTATCTATCTCACACCACTGATCTTCTGCAAAATTGATTGCCGTCAGACTGATCTCCCCCGCATCTACAGCATCGGCGATGGCCTGCTCGTAGAATATCTTGCGTTCACCACTCTCTATAATACCTTTCAGTCGCGGCACGACGGCACCATGAAAAGTGTTACTACTGAAGCTGTAAATATTCACTGTTTTGTATAATTGACTGAAATCATCAGGTCGCCCTGGCGTAGTCTTCAGAAAGAACTTTCTGACACTACTGTCACGGTTTAATGCTACAACAGTCCCATCCATATATGACTGAAACGGGCTCACTGCCGTTCTGTCAATACCATTCAGTTGTGTAAGTGCTTCATCGGAGAAGACCAGGTCTCCTTCCAACAGCAAGAAATCTTTGGTGAGCCGTTCGATTGCCATAGCCAGAGAAACAATGTTATTTGTCTGTTCCCATTCCCGGTTTTCTACGTAGTCGATGGACATGTCTCCACATCGCGAGCCGATTGCGTCTCTGATAACTTCCGCCTTATACCCGACCACCAGTATAGACTGTTCAACACCAATCCTGGAAAGCTGATCCAGCATCCGAATCAGGATCGGCTCCCCGGCTACTTCTACCATACACTTGGGTCTCCTCTCTGTATAGACACCGAGGCGACTGCCGCTACCAGCCAAAAGTAACACAGCCTGTCTGGGACCTTTCATGACTCCGTTTCCGGAGAAATGATGGCACCGTCGTCCTTGGTATAGTCCCACTGTTTCACCGGCGTTCTCCAGTCTCCATAGCGGAACGTAAGGTAGTCTTCAACTTCCGCGGGAGCTGTGTAACTCTTGCCCTGGAAGGTAATAGATTGTGTATTGTCGTAGAAATGAGACGGAACCGCCTTCTTTGTATAGAACTTGGGACCCCCGCACGACCAGATATACTGGTCTCCGTGCCGGACAGCGATAAAGCAGTCCATGACTATTTCACCTTTCTTCAGGAATCCTGCTTTGTTAAAGATTTTCACAATTCGTTTTTCACCTTCGTGCAAGGGGGAATCCTTTATCTCTTGCCGGCGAGTGCGGGCAAGATAGCCGGCAAAGCGGATCTTCCACATGGCCTGGGGCAATTTATTCACATCGTTGCGAAAGATGCGTAAATCGAGATCAGTATCCCACGGTAGTAATCTGTTTTCCCTGACAATGCCTAGGAGTGTTCCCGCAGTGAGACAGTACTTGATTTCATAGGACTCAAAGATGCTCGTGACCTTTTCCAGCATCGTGAGGGCGACAGCAGCATTTTCTTCGCCAAAAGCGTGGCGCGTACCCATGCTACCCTTCCTGCAATAACGATTCTATAGAGTCAACAATTCGCTTTCCGGCCTTGCCGTCGCCATAGGGATTGTCTCCGCTCCACTCAGGAGAATCGTCAGCCCACGCAAAACTACCTTCAATATCACTGCCGACAAGCTTTGCGAGCCCCGCTTCTACACCTTCAGGACGTTCAGTATTGTCGCGGCAGACAAGCACCTTCTTTCTGAATGCGGCGCACTCCTCCTGAATGCCTCCAGAATCGCTTATCACGAACTTCACCTCGCTGAGGAGTCTAAGCAGGTCCTCATACTTGAGAGGATCCAGAACGGTGACCTTTTCAAGGAGATCACGGTGGCGCTGGACCTGGGGATTCGGATGCATGGGGAAGACAAACTTCAGATGGGCGTTATCTTGCGCCAGCCGTTCAATCTGACTGAAGATACTCGCCATCTTTTCACCGAAATTCTCCCGCCGGTGTAACGTAATGAGCACTTTATCGCTATAGCTGACAGGGAAGCCAAATCTCTGGCAAATGTCAACCACGGTGTTGCCGGTGAGACGGACATTACGCGCTCCCTCCTTCTCGAGATTTTCCAGTGCCAGTTCTGTAGGCGCCCAGTTGAGCGAAGCCACCTTGGAGATCAGCTGGCGATTCATCTCCTCCGGGAAAGGTGAATCGAGATTGTAAGTCCTCAATCCCGCTTCGATGTGCCCCACCGATACCCGTTCATAGAATGAAGTGAGTGCGGAGGAGGAGGAGGAGGATGTGTCACCCTGAACCACCACAAGGTTTGGTCTCATATTCCTGATCACCGGTCGCAAATGATGGGCAACACGCTCAAGGACTTCAGCCGGACTCTGACCCACTTTCATGATGCCGAGACGATAGTCGGGTTTGGGAATCAGATGCCTCACATCGTGATAAAGTTCATCGTGCTGCCCGGTGAAAACAGTCTTGAAGGGGACGCTCCGGCGCGATAGTTCTTCAATGGTAGAAGCGACCTTGATGACCTCGGGGCGCGTACCGTAGCAGATAAGTACACCCGCTTTTTTGCGTCTGTCAGTCACTTGTTTGCCAGATCCTATATCACCTTGAAAGCAATCTCTCCGAACTGGACTTCGTACAGCTTCTTATAGTAGCCGCTCGTTTCCAGCAGTTCTGCATGCGCACCCATTTCCACAATCTTCCCCTGCTTGAGTACGATGATCCTGTCCGCATTGCGTACCGTTGACAGACGGTGGGCAATAACGAACACGGTTCTCTCTTTCTTGAGATGGTCTATCGCCTCTTGCACCTTTTTCTCGGATTCAGTATCGAGAGAAGAAGTTGCTTCATCCAGGATCAGGATTGGGGGATTCTTGAGTAGCGCCCGTGCGATGGCCAGACGCTGCCGCTGACCGCCCGAGAGCTTCACGCCTCTGTCGCCGATGATGGTCTCGAATCCGGCGGGCTGCTCCTCAATGAACTTAAGTGCGTTCGCAGCCTCAGCCACCTCGAGCATTTCGCCGGACTCCGCCCCCATCTCTCCGTATGAAATGTTGTTGCGGATGGTGTCATTGAAAAGGATCGTCTCTTGAGGCACGATCCCCATCAACCGCCGTAGCGAGTGAAGTTTGATGTTGCGGATATCAGTTCCGTCCAACGTAACCGACCCTCTTTTCACGTCGTAGAATCGGGGAATAAGATCGGCAATCGTCGATTTTCCGGCGCCGCTCTCCCCTACCACCGCTACCACTTCACCTTTGCGGATAAAGAAGGAGACATCATCGAGAACCCTCTCTGCAGAACCGTCGTACGAAAAGCTGACACCTTCAAACCTGATAGAATCAGTGAACTGATCTACATGGATGGCATCTTCCACATCCACAATGGAACGGGGCGCATCGAGGAGAGAGAAAACACGCTCCGCCGAAGCAAGGGCAGTCTGAATCTCCGTGTTGACGATATTCATCCCCTTAATAGGACTGAGAATAGCGAAAAGCAAAAGAATGAAGCGGATAAAATCTTCGGGATCCATGGTCTGATTTACGAGGACGTTCTTGCCGCCGATCCAGAGAAGGACAACACCCATGGTTACACCGATGATTTCTGTGGTCGGCACGGAAGCGTACCTGAGTCTGAATTGACGGCGCTGGAGCTGGTAGAACTTTTTCGTTTCGCGGCGAAACTTATCTAACTCCCCTTTCTCCATGGTAAACGACTTCACGATTCTGATAGAGCCGATTGTCTCTTGAATAATGGAGACAATTCCCGAAATCTGCTTCGACGACCGCATCGCTTTGCGGCGAATACTCTTGCCTACCACTACAATGAGAAATGTGGCCAACGGGAGGATGAGCGCTGCCGCCAATGTGAGTTTCCAATTAATTACGAAAAGGAGCAGCGTAAAGGTGAGAATATTGATCGGTTCAACCAGCAGTTTGTGGAAACTTACCGCCAGCGAGCGGCGAATGGCGGCAACATCATTCAAAAGGATGGAGGTCAGTTCGCCGGACTTCTTCCTGCTGAAAAAGGATAGCGACAGGGTGGTGAGGTGATCGAAAAGTTTGTTCCTTAGGTCGGTGATAACCTTAATCTGAACAAGACCGGTTAAAAAGTTCTTGAGATAGAGGAAAAGATTCTTCATCAGAAAAGAGACAAAGATGGTGATACAGAGCACCTTGAGCGTATCGATGGGTGTTGCGCCGAGGATGAGCCTGTTTGTCCATAGTTTCAGTGTCTCGTTGACAGTTCTCACTTCGAGAGCCTCAAGCTGTGCCTGACCTTTAACCAAAGATTCGAAATCGGTCAATATGTTGTTGATGAATGAAGCCGTCACCCAAACCGACAGAGAGTTGAAGAAGACAAAAATGAGCGAAGCCGCCAGCGACAGAGCTATCAGTTTCCAGTGAGGCCAGGCGAGAGCCAGAATACGCTTATACATTTTTCTCTCTCAGGCTGAAATGTGTCAGTATCATTTGTATTATATAATCATTGTAAATCATCAAATAAAGTTAGTTATACGAATTATATTAAAGCTATAGTTTATCTTAAACAGTGAGACACATCCCGGTTTGTAGATTCAGATTCATCACATTCACACAAGAAGCGACAGGATCTTTACAATCTTACGGATAAATCTATTACTTTGGAATGAAGAATTCACTATTTTTGCCGGTAGCATGAGAATAGGAAAAAGACATCTGATGGTTGTTGGCGATCGTCTCTTGATAAGGCCTGACGAATCCCAGGAGAAATCGCCGGCGGGACTCTATCTTCCGCCCACCGTCCGTGAAAAGGAAGATGTGTGGGGCGGCATTGTGGTGGAGGTGGGCCCCGGTATCCCTCTTTCTCATCCATCGGATGTAGAAGAAGAACCGTGGCACAACGAAGGTAAGGAGGTCAAGTACATCCCCACCCAGGCCGAGACAGGTGATTACGCCCTGTTTCTCAAGAAGGCTTCGGTAGAGATCAAGTTCGAAGAAAAGAAATACCTGATTGTGCCACAGGCGGCGATCCTGGTTCTGATCCGGGACGAACTCAATTAATTTCAGTATACATCTTCAATCCGCCTTTAGGTCCCAGTACCCATCCAGTGGCCTACCTTAGCATCACCGAAACACGGCGGCAATGAGAATATCGAATGTTGAATCAGAAAGGAGTGATAAGAGCGAAGCGGGCGTAGAACTGCGGCTCCTCCTCTGTTTGCCATTCATCGAGTGTCTGCGCCCGTCCCACAGCAAAAATTGCCAGCGTAGCATCACCGATATTGAGTGAAACTTTCGCCTCGTAGCCAGCCGTCACCACCCACGGATTTTTCTCCTGACCGGCATACCAGGCGTTCGCCACGTCAGCCACCAACGCTGTCGTGACTGAGCCGAAGGTGAAACCGAGGATATTCATCAGCGGAAACTTAGGGATAAGCGGCAAGCGCAACTCAGCCGAAGTAAAGACGAGCCGATCGCCGAGCCGGATACCTTCCCATCCCCGTGGGTTGTGATTCTCCACCAGGCCGATGATTCCTCCAAGCGCCTGAACGCTGGCTCCCGGAAGATAGATCGATAGATCGTTCGTAAGCCCCACGAACTCCTGTGCCGGCGGTGTCCCCTTCAGTCCCAC
Coding sequences within it:
- a CDS encoding sulfotransferase, with the protein product MHNSELIRPIFIVGSERSGTTLLRLMLHAHPRIAIPPQTKYVKKLYKRRLLFGNLAREDNRQKLARWFLAHFDASTKLDDLDIDPAVVRSAVQATHSLGAALAQPLIAYAAKYDKLRWGDKRPYYIKYLDKLRTLFPDAQVIHLIRDCRDVVASLKHMPWWKSDTIYSILNWKEAIERGLEARQSTKLDEYLELRYEDLVDEPERELQRVCQFLSESYAPEMLHYSDIARYAVPDYKMAWHAATRQPLSRDSIERWKVELSAAEISLIEWSCGKELEAMGYTLSGSAAPDRRARSAFRFAGWSYRIKRCAIDTADSLISLIYRREMSYRKDGKTEPQL
- a CDS encoding phosphocholine cytidylyltransferase family protein: MKGPRQAVLLLAGSGSRLGVYTERRPKCMVEVAGEPILIRMLDQLSRIGVEQSILVVGYKAEVIRDAIGSRCGDMSIDYVENREWEQTNNIVSLAMAIERLTKDFLLLEGDLVFSDEALTQLNGIDRTAVSPFQSYMDGTVVALNRDSSVRKFFLKTTPGRPDDFSQLYKTVNIYSFSSNTFHGAVVPRLKGIIESGERKIFYEQAIADAVDAGEISLTAINFAEDQWCEIDTAEDFERAQSLFAAYS
- a CDS encoding LicD family protein: MGTRHAFGEENAAVALTMLEKVTSIFESYEIKYCLTAGTLLGIVRENRLLPWDTDLDLRIFRNDVNKLPQAMWKIRFAGYLARTRRQEIKDSPLHEGEKRIVKIFNKAGFLKKGEIVMDCFIAVRHGDQYIWSCGGPKFYTKKAVPSHFYDNTQSITFQGKSYTAPAEVEDYLTFRYGDWRTPVKQWDYTKDDGAIISPETES
- the wecB gene encoding UDP-N-acetylglucosamine 2-epimerase (non-hydrolyzing), with translation MTDRRKKAGVLICYGTRPEVIKVASTIEELSRRSVPFKTVFTGQHDELYHDVRHLIPKPDYRLGIMKVGQSPAEVLERVAHHLRPVIRNMRPNLVVVQGDTSSSSSSALTSFYERVSVGHIEAGLRTYNLDSPFPEEMNRQLISKVASLNWAPTELALENLEKEGARNVRLTGNTVVDICQRFGFPVSYSDKVLITLHRRENFGEKMASIFSQIERLAQDNAHLKFVFPMHPNPQVQRHRDLLEKVTVLDPLKYEDLLRLLSEVKFVISDSGGIQEECAAFRKKVLVCRDNTERPEGVEAGLAKLVGSDIEGSFAWADDSPEWSGDNPYGDGKAGKRIVDSIESLLQEG
- a CDS encoding ABC transporter ATP-binding protein — encoded protein: MYKRILALAWPHWKLIALSLAASLIFVFFNSLSVWVTASFINNILTDFESLVKGQAQLEALEVRTVNETLKLWTNRLILGATPIDTLKVLCITIFVSFLMKNLFLYLKNFLTGLVQIKVITDLRNKLFDHLTTLSLSFFSRKKSGELTSILLNDVAAIRRSLAVSFHKLLVEPINILTFTLLLFVINWKLTLAAALILPLATFLIVVVGKSIRRKAMRSSKQISGIVSIIQETIGSIRIVKSFTMEKGELDKFRRETKKFYQLQRRQFRLRYASVPTTEIIGVTMGVVLLWIGGKNVLVNQTMDPEDFIRFILLLFAILSPIKGMNIVNTEIQTALASAERVFSLLDAPRSIVDVEDAIHVDQFTDSIRFEGVSFSYDGSAERVLDDVSFFIRKGEVVAVVGESGAGKSTIADLIPRFYDVKRGSVTLDGTDIRNIKLHSLRRLMGIVPQETILFNDTIRNNISYGEMGAESGEMLEVAEAANALKFIEEQPAGFETIIGDRGVKLSGGQRQRLAIARALLKNPPILILDEATSSLDTESEKKVQEAIDHLKKERTVFVIAHRLSTVRNADRIIVLKQGKIVEMGAHAELLETSGYYKKLYEVQFGEIAFKVI
- a CDS encoding co-chaperone GroES family protein, with protein sequence MRIGKRHLMVVGDRLLIRPDESQEKSPAGLYLPPTVREKEDVWGGIVVEVGPGIPLSHPSDVEEEPWHNEGKEVKYIPTQAETGDYALFLKKASVEIKFEEKKYLIVPQAAILVLIRDELN